A genomic segment from Streptomyces sp. TLI_235 encodes:
- a CDS encoding alpha-methylacyl-CoA racemase: protein MSIIATVTAELSNQTAATLPAAHGPLTGVRVVELAGLGPGPFAAMLLADLGADVVRVDRPGPPPLGPGPALDVTNRNKRSVVVDLKAPDGPATVLDLVERADLLIEGYRPGVAERLGIGPEACLARNPALVYGRMTGWGQDGPLADRAGHDIGYIAIAGVLGLVAGEAGGPPGVPANLLGDYAGGSLYLVVGLLAALHHARATGTGQVVDAAIVDGSAHLTAMLWGLKAAGHWHDTRGANLLDGGAPYYAVYRTADGGHMAVGALEPQFYAEFARLLGLGPDAPGQHEVTRWPELRTLIAERFATRTRADWTAVFEGTDACTAPVLSLGEAADHPQLKARGSYTEHHGLVQPAPAPRFSATPGALRRPPALPGADTAAVARDWNVPALADRPQDSASERAGTDRPHH, encoded by the coding sequence ATGTCTATCATCGCGACTGTGACAGCTGAACTGTCAAACCAGACGGCCGCGACCCTCCCCGCCGCCCACGGCCCGCTGACCGGTGTGCGCGTGGTCGAACTGGCAGGCCTCGGGCCCGGCCCGTTCGCCGCCATGCTGCTCGCCGACCTCGGCGCCGACGTGGTGCGCGTCGACCGCCCCGGCCCGCCCCCGCTCGGCCCCGGGCCCGCCCTCGACGTCACCAACCGCAACAAGCGCTCCGTCGTCGTCGACCTCAAGGCGCCGGACGGTCCGGCCACCGTCCTCGACCTCGTCGAACGCGCCGACCTGCTGATCGAGGGCTACCGTCCCGGCGTCGCCGAACGCCTCGGCATCGGCCCCGAGGCCTGCCTCGCCCGCAACCCCGCCCTCGTCTACGGCCGGATGACCGGCTGGGGCCAGGACGGCCCGCTCGCCGACCGGGCCGGCCACGACATCGGCTACATCGCCATCGCCGGCGTGCTCGGCCTGGTCGCCGGCGAGGCCGGCGGACCGCCCGGAGTGCCCGCCAACCTGCTCGGCGACTACGCGGGCGGCTCGCTCTACCTGGTCGTCGGCCTGCTCGCCGCCCTCCACCACGCCCGCGCCACCGGCACCGGCCAGGTCGTGGACGCGGCCATCGTGGACGGATCCGCCCACCTCACCGCGATGCTCTGGGGCCTGAAGGCGGCCGGCCACTGGCACGACACCCGCGGCGCCAACCTGCTCGACGGCGGCGCCCCCTACTACGCCGTGTACCGCACCGCGGACGGCGGGCACATGGCCGTCGGCGCGCTGGAACCGCAGTTCTACGCCGAGTTCGCCCGGCTGCTGGGCCTCGGCCCGGACGCCCCCGGCCAGCACGAGGTCACCCGCTGGCCCGAGCTGCGCACCCTGATCGCCGAGCGCTTCGCCACCCGCACCCGCGCCGACTGGACGGCCGTCTTCGAGGGCACCGACGCCTGCACCGCCCCCGTCCTCTCCCTCGGCGAGGCCGCCGACCACCCCCAGCTCAAGGCCCGTGGCAGCTACACCGAGCACCACGGGCTCGTCCAGCCCGCCCCGGCGCCCCGGTTCTCCGCCACCCCCGGAGCGCTGCGCCGCCCGCCCGCGCTGCCCGGGGCGGACACCGCGGCGGTCGCCCGCGACTGGAACGTCCCCGCCCTCGCCGACCGCCCGCAGGACAGCGCGTCCGAGCGGGCCGGCACCGACCGTCCACACCACTGA
- a CDS encoding alkylation response protein AidB-like acyl-CoA dehydrogenase: protein MQREIYTEEHEAFRETVRAFLAKEVLPHQERWEQAGIVDREAWLAAGRHGLLGLAVPEEYGGGGTADFRFPAVLAEEFTRAGVSGLALGLHNDIIGPYLTSLATEEQKERWLPGFCSGDIVTAIAMTEPGAGSDLQGIRTTAVDEGDHYLLNGSKTFISNGIISDLVVVVARTTPEGGAHGLSLLVVERGMPGFERGRNLDKIGQKAQDTAELFFDDVRVPKANLLGEENQGFVYLMRNLAQERLTIAVSAIAGAEHLLELTTRYVQQRTAFGKPLAKLQHVRFEIAELATECAVTRTFVDRCITEHNRYALTPVDASMAKWWATELQKRTADRCLQLHGGYGYMAEYPVAKAFTDGRIQTIYGGTTEIMKEIIGRSLLG, encoded by the coding sequence GTGCAGCGCGAGATCTACACCGAGGAGCACGAGGCCTTCCGGGAGACCGTCCGGGCGTTCCTCGCCAAGGAGGTGCTGCCGCACCAGGAGCGCTGGGAGCAGGCCGGCATCGTCGACCGCGAGGCCTGGCTGGCGGCCGGCCGGCACGGGCTGCTCGGCCTCGCCGTGCCGGAGGAGTACGGCGGCGGCGGCACCGCCGACTTCCGCTTCCCGGCCGTGCTCGCCGAGGAGTTCACCCGGGCCGGGGTGAGCGGGCTGGCGCTCGGCCTGCACAACGACATCATCGGCCCGTACCTGACCTCGCTCGCCACCGAGGAACAGAAGGAGCGCTGGCTGCCCGGCTTCTGCAGCGGCGACATCGTCACCGCGATCGCGATGACCGAGCCCGGCGCCGGCTCCGACCTGCAGGGCATCCGCACCACCGCCGTCGACGAGGGCGACCACTACCTGCTCAACGGCAGCAAGACCTTCATCTCCAACGGGATCATCTCCGACCTGGTGGTCGTGGTGGCCCGCACCACCCCCGAGGGCGGTGCGCACGGGCTCAGCCTGCTGGTCGTCGAGCGCGGCATGCCCGGCTTCGAGCGCGGCCGCAACCTCGACAAGATCGGCCAGAAGGCCCAGGACACCGCCGAGCTGTTCTTCGACGACGTCCGGGTGCCGAAGGCCAACCTGCTCGGCGAGGAGAACCAGGGCTTCGTCTACCTGATGCGGAACCTCGCCCAGGAGCGCCTGACGATCGCGGTCTCCGCCATCGCCGGCGCCGAGCACCTGCTGGAACTCACCACCCGGTACGTCCAGCAGCGCACCGCCTTCGGCAAGCCGCTCGCCAAGCTGCAGCACGTCCGCTTCGAGATCGCCGAACTCGCCACCGAGTGCGCCGTCACCCGGACGTTCGTCGACCGCTGCATCACCGAGCACAACCGGTACGCGCTCACCCCGGTCGACGCCTCGATGGCGAAGTGGTGGGCCACCGAACTGCAGAAGCGCACCGCCGACCGCTGCCTGCAACTGCACGGCGGCTACGGCTACATGGCGGAGTACCCGGTCGCGAAGGCGTTCACCGACGGCCGCATCCAGACCATCTACGGCGGCACCACCGAGATCATGAAAGAGATCATCGGCCGCTCCCTCCTCGGCTGA